A portion of the Fusobacterium nucleatum genome contains these proteins:
- a CDS encoding DUF1858 domain-containing protein yields MVTGDMNIMEAVEKYPVIVEVLQRNGLGCVGCMIASGETLAEGIEAHGLDTKAILDEINSLIKE; encoded by the coding sequence ATGGTTACAGGAGATATGAATATAATGGAAGCAGTTGAAAAATACCCAGTAATAGTTGAAGTTTTACAAAGAAATGGTTTAGGTTGTGTAGGATGTATGATAGCTTCAGGAGAAACTTTAGCAGAAGGAATAGAAGCTCACGGATTAGATACTAAAGCTATTCTTGATGAAATTAACTCTCTAATAAAAGAATAA